A stretch of Amycolatopsis balhimycina FH 1894 DNA encodes these proteins:
- a CDS encoding CocE/NonD family hydrolase: MNPISHLLERLLKLPTPGTRHLVVQRDLRVAMPDGAELLADRWVPRAGGDGLPTALMRSPYGRKGLFGALLARPLAERGFQVLVQSTRGGFGSGGVFDPLRQEREDGLATLDWVVKQPWFGDAMVLLGPSYLGYVQWAVADRLPPQVKAIVPQVTESGLTLEFLREDGLSLETPFGWGVQVAVQERRFALLRQRGQAKKLIQALNTLPLAQADVVAIGHRSDYIQDVLAHPADHPRWADIDHRKRVADVTVPVSSIAGWYDIFLPGQLRDFRTLQDAGRRPRLTVGPWTHAGRSDLLESTGQTLRETLEFGLAHARGEEPPERAPVRLFVMGEEAWRDFASWPPEGYAPQRFHLRSGGTLSPDAPGESAPDRYRYDPADPTPAAGGVRMAPDAGRADNAALEARADVLTYTTAVLDDDVEVIGDVSAEIFFRSSLRFADVFVRLCDVDPEGRSVNVCDGLTSLRNADEPAAVAVRLWPTAHRFRRGHRIRVQVSSGAFPRYARNPGTGEPHATAVTLRAADQEVHHDPDRPSAITLPVRRSPA; encoded by the coding sequence GTGAACCCGATCAGTCACCTCCTCGAACGCCTGCTGAAGCTGCCTACGCCGGGTACCCGGCACCTCGTCGTCCAGCGAGACCTGCGCGTCGCGATGCCCGACGGCGCCGAACTGCTCGCCGACCGGTGGGTGCCGCGCGCGGGCGGGGACGGGCTTCCGACGGCGCTGATGCGCAGTCCGTACGGCCGCAAGGGCCTGTTCGGCGCGCTCCTGGCCCGGCCACTGGCGGAACGCGGCTTCCAGGTGCTGGTGCAGAGCACCCGCGGCGGCTTCGGGTCCGGTGGCGTCTTCGACCCGCTGCGGCAGGAGCGGGAGGACGGCCTCGCGACGCTGGACTGGGTCGTGAAGCAGCCGTGGTTCGGCGACGCGATGGTGCTCCTCGGCCCCAGCTACCTCGGTTACGTGCAGTGGGCGGTGGCCGATCGCCTGCCACCGCAGGTGAAGGCGATCGTCCCGCAGGTCACGGAGTCCGGGCTGACGCTGGAGTTCCTGCGGGAGGACGGCCTTTCGCTGGAGACGCCGTTCGGCTGGGGCGTCCAGGTCGCGGTCCAGGAGCGGCGCTTCGCCCTTCTGCGCCAGCGCGGCCAGGCGAAGAAGCTGATCCAGGCGCTGAACACGCTGCCGCTCGCGCAGGCCGACGTCGTCGCCATCGGGCACCGCTCGGACTACATCCAGGACGTCCTCGCCCACCCGGCGGACCACCCGCGCTGGGCCGACATCGACCACCGCAAGCGGGTCGCCGACGTCACCGTCCCGGTCAGCTCGATCGCCGGCTGGTACGACATCTTCCTGCCCGGGCAGCTGCGCGACTTCCGGACGCTGCAGGACGCGGGACGGCGGCCGCGGCTCACGGTCGGGCCGTGGACCCACGCCGGCCGCTCCGACCTGCTCGAGAGCACGGGCCAGACGCTCCGGGAAACCCTCGAGTTCGGGCTCGCGCACGCCCGCGGCGAGGAACCGCCGGAGCGGGCGCCGGTCCGGCTGTTCGTCATGGGCGAGGAAGCCTGGCGCGACTTCGCTTCGTGGCCTCCGGAAGGCTATGCGCCGCAACGCTTTCACCTGCGTTCCGGCGGCACGCTGTCCCCTGACGCGCCCGGTGAGTCCGCGCCCGACCGCTATCGCTACGACCCGGCGGACCCGACCCCGGCGGCCGGTGGCGTGCGCATGGCCCCCGACGCCGGCCGGGCGGACAACGCGGCGCTGGAAGCCCGCGCCGACGTCCTCACCTACACCACGGCCGTGCTCGACGACGACGTGGAAGTCATCGGCGACGTGAGCGCGGAGATCTTCTTCCGCTCGAGCCTGCGGTTCGCCGACGTCTTCGTCCGGCTCTGCGACGTCGACCCGGAGGGCCGTTCGGTCAACGTCTGCGACGGCCTCACCAGCCTGCGGAACGCGGACGAGCCGGCCGCCGTCGCCGTGCGGCTTTGGCCGACCGCGCACCGGTTCCGGCGCGGCCACCGCATCCGGGTCCAGGTCTCCAGCGGCGCTTTCCCGCGCTACGCCCGCAACCCCGGCACCGGCGAACCCCACGCCACCGCGGTCACGCTGCGCGCCGCGGACCAGGAGGTGCACCACGACCCGGACCGACCGTCGGCAATCACCCTCCCGGTGCGCCGCTCCCCGGCCTGA